From Microbacterium croceum, a single genomic window includes:
- a CDS encoding ROK family protein produces the protein MTTDAAPKDNGDGVRARNLARILRLVHLGGPQSRAQLTTATGLNRSTVADLVGELVGDGWVVERDPDPVGRVGRPSPVVEASPKSVVIAVNPEVDAVEIAAVDLARGIALRERIESATVLSASATAELIAEVIARWRGGALRGFRFVGVGIAVPGLVRAADGLVRNAPHLGWVDAPLRALVATHTGLPVAVGNDASLGALAEHLFGAAEGADDVIYLNGGPSGIGGGIIVHGLPVGGVGGYAGEFGQNRVRAAGADAGAAVVLEDTVSRARLLAVLGLPAADDPTLAEALAAATGSPGQAQDECGRQRAVLAQAIADAVNILNPSVVVLGGFLAMLVESDPEGFAAAVATGAMAENVEGLRILSASLAADRLLLGAAELAFTSVGVI, from the coding sequence GTGACCACGGATGCTGCGCCGAAGGACAACGGCGACGGCGTGCGCGCCCGCAACCTCGCCCGCATCCTGCGACTGGTGCACCTGGGCGGCCCGCAGTCACGTGCCCAGCTGACGACCGCGACCGGGCTGAACAGGTCGACGGTCGCTGATCTGGTCGGCGAGCTGGTCGGAGACGGGTGGGTCGTGGAGCGCGACCCCGACCCCGTCGGCCGGGTCGGTCGTCCATCGCCGGTGGTCGAGGCATCGCCCAAGAGCGTCGTGATCGCGGTGAACCCCGAGGTCGATGCGGTCGAGATCGCTGCGGTGGATCTCGCGCGGGGGATCGCGCTGCGCGAGCGGATCGAGTCCGCCACGGTGCTGAGCGCGTCGGCGACCGCCGAGCTCATCGCGGAGGTGATCGCGCGCTGGCGCGGGGGAGCCCTGCGCGGCTTCCGCTTCGTGGGCGTCGGGATCGCGGTGCCGGGTCTGGTGCGCGCCGCTGACGGCCTGGTGCGCAATGCCCCGCACCTCGGCTGGGTCGACGCGCCGCTGCGCGCTCTGGTCGCCACACACACCGGGCTGCCGGTCGCGGTGGGCAACGACGCGAGCCTCGGTGCCCTCGCCGAGCATCTGTTCGGAGCCGCAGAAGGCGCGGACGACGTCATCTACCTGAACGGCGGGCCCTCGGGCATCGGCGGCGGGATCATCGTGCACGGGCTGCCGGTCGGAGGAGTCGGGGGCTACGCCGGCGAGTTCGGGCAGAACCGCGTGCGCGCCGCGGGAGCGGATGCCGGCGCTGCCGTCGTGCTGGAAGACACCGTCAGCCGCGCGCGGCTGCTCGCGGTGCTCGGGCTCCCCGCGGCGGATGACCCCACGCTCGCCGAGGCGCTGGCCGCGGCAACCGGAAGTCCGGGCCAAGCGCAGGACGAATGCGGCCGCCAGCGCGCGGTGCTCGCCCAGGCGATCGCGGATGCCGTGAACATCCTCAACCCCTCCGTGGTGGTGCTCGGCGGCTTCCTGGCGATGCTGGTCGAGAGCGACCCTGAGGGTTTCGCCGCCGCCGTCGCGACCGGGGCGATGGCCGAGAACGTCGAAGGTCTGCGCATCCTCTCGGCATCCCTGGCCGCCGATCGGCTGCTGCTGGGCGCGGCCGAGCTCGCGTTCACCTCGGTGGGCGTGATTTGA
- a CDS encoding DUF7927 domain-containing protein, whose protein sequence is MRTQTQGMLERAARPGGRVGRMLLAMLAIVALGLGLQTPVMASADATSVPSISITPLTPASQPSGTAFGYRVSYTCSNVNASPCAESPTVTIPLGAAANPAWTVKVGANPLITSWTVTGGNLVIRLADLTEGVAGTIGITITPPNHTTPNGTSWTLTPTMTFTDGTPTVSAPGVTSTATAIPSIQVQKSVEQTFYKPGDTVKYTLWWTCPRSNLGVLGDENLSSLRLVDTLPAGLTYLSSSPSATVAGQTLTFDLTAAQLGSSCSASADAPVPVTVNARVNANVADNTVLRNVVNGTGTSISGTTLTGSGEVSVTVVSTLPGATVTKRGYGPLLNTVGDSGTYDLNLNGYTSATYPGPWLGRGDANVSTSTIYNSAAPSFRIEALYALDVLMPGPGLQSEVVDPVPCTTNVSGTSYSSNAPGTVCTDPAFHPTMVTIWARTTENPQNVGIPSAFAPQARLTDGSIVTLTAGPIPSSAAMLANGPGHRSYFVPASAIGRVAEIILPRTTDMTNTRMNVVIGGYADSRRAAGDILRNQAAISSYAVGATTPYATGTSSVGRIFILDGPQIGVTKYWYAAGSEFRVNSEVMLKGPTTGDLTFVDRFPAGVSFTGPAVLDAYRYGAGAWSFNIPTTTTVTADPVTGETIVTVVVKAATVNSLLPASKGERIRFEVHLPSKVQFPGNYVNRATVNLSDPQVNNSICTQGTKVAGTTGAGHQCASSTSFTVNPDPTSDAVRLTKTVRGSLDTAFKSFPAIGYVASAGGNATYRLNWTNKSQQNVGNVVMYDLLPRVGDTGTVAGTVNQQRGSTFRPILTGLSTLPAGVTAFYSTSTNPCRPEVLPNAQNPDCVDDWVAMPASPSAALLQTVRALRFVSTATYAFDQGLAIDLTMTTPALNSAGDVAWNTVATAQTNLSNGQPIKPVESAKVGIAREDFSHITIDKVVDKTTANVGDTLTYTVTAVNDGGRDLTDITLRDTLPEGATFVSASGGGTYANGVVTWNLATMPLGQLFSYTVTAKVAKEGTTLVNRWGVDGPTPVTPLHPCPAPNDDEESCATTTVPSVALTFAKTSVPAAGSIVKPGDTVAYTVKVTNATATASTAGKVTDDMSDVLDKATLVAPPTVTCAPTANSCGQVDYTAGDDSFTWSSSVARPLAANTSATITYTVRVGDDASGTLRNLLVEPDIAVEHPILQVDKVVDKGAGALVNPGDDVTYTLSIANTGAVASGSFSVFDDLSDVVDNATFDPDSISISPAVGTAAYDAGTRRLTWTGALAAGQSVQVSYTVTVDDDAFGELRNAFVDKTVVNPISGSLRWDKVDDSADARLLAGAEWTLQGLDENGQPAGATLTIVDCTQAPCGGPDKDAEGGQFLVPGLVPGGYQLIETKAPVGFVRDDTPRTVLVHGDTQVTVLDDIVNRQQPAPVLPFTGGLGTEHLLAIGAALLLLTAGLAGWRRIRRRTS, encoded by the coding sequence ATGCGAACACAGACACAGGGGATGCTCGAGCGAGCCGCGCGGCCAGGCGGTCGCGTCGGGAGAATGCTGCTCGCCATGCTGGCCATCGTCGCGCTCGGACTCGGACTGCAGACTCCCGTCATGGCCAGCGCGGATGCCACGTCGGTCCCGTCGATCTCGATCACACCGCTCACGCCGGCCAGCCAGCCCTCGGGCACGGCGTTCGGGTACCGCGTGTCGTACACCTGCAGCAACGTCAACGCGTCTCCGTGCGCCGAGAGCCCGACCGTGACGATCCCGCTCGGAGCAGCGGCGAACCCCGCGTGGACGGTCAAGGTCGGAGCGAACCCCCTCATCACGTCGTGGACGGTCACCGGGGGCAACCTGGTCATCAGGCTGGCGGACCTCACCGAGGGCGTCGCGGGCACCATCGGCATCACGATCACGCCCCCGAACCACACGACGCCGAACGGCACGAGCTGGACGCTCACGCCGACCATGACGTTCACCGACGGCACCCCGACCGTGTCGGCCCCCGGGGTGACCTCGACCGCGACGGCGATCCCCTCGATCCAGGTGCAGAAGTCCGTCGAGCAGACGTTCTACAAGCCCGGCGACACCGTGAAGTACACCCTGTGGTGGACCTGCCCCCGCAGCAATCTCGGCGTGCTCGGCGATGAGAACCTCTCGAGCCTGCGACTGGTCGACACGCTGCCGGCTGGCCTGACCTACCTGTCCAGCTCCCCGTCCGCCACCGTGGCCGGACAGACGCTGACCTTCGATCTCACTGCGGCTCAGCTGGGCTCCAGCTGCTCGGCCAGCGCGGACGCGCCCGTCCCCGTCACCGTCAACGCGCGCGTCAACGCCAACGTCGCCGACAACACCGTGCTGCGCAACGTCGTCAACGGCACGGGCACGTCGATCAGCGGCACCACCCTCACGGGGTCAGGTGAGGTCTCCGTCACCGTCGTGTCGACACTCCCCGGTGCGACCGTCACCAAGCGCGGCTATGGCCCTCTCCTCAACACGGTGGGCGACAGTGGCACCTACGATCTCAATCTGAACGGCTACACCTCGGCCACGTACCCCGGGCCGTGGCTCGGGCGCGGCGACGCGAACGTCTCCACCTCCACGATCTACAACAGCGCTGCACCTTCGTTCCGCATCGAGGCGCTCTACGCGCTCGACGTGCTGATGCCCGGCCCCGGCCTGCAATCCGAGGTCGTCGACCCGGTGCCGTGCACGACGAACGTGAGCGGTACGTCGTACTCCAGCAATGCTCCGGGCACCGTGTGCACGGATCCCGCCTTCCATCCGACCATGGTCACGATCTGGGCGCGGACGACCGAGAATCCGCAGAACGTCGGAATCCCGTCCGCGTTCGCCCCGCAGGCGCGCCTCACCGACGGCTCGATCGTCACCCTGACAGCCGGCCCGATTCCCTCCAGTGCGGCGATGCTTGCCAATGGTCCCGGCCACCGCAGCTACTTCGTGCCCGCCTCGGCGATCGGCCGCGTGGCGGAGATCATCCTGCCCCGCACGACCGACATGACCAACACACGCATGAACGTGGTGATCGGCGGCTATGCCGACTCGCGTCGAGCCGCGGGTGACATCCTCCGCAACCAGGCGGCGATCAGCTCCTACGCGGTGGGCGCGACGACGCCCTACGCCACGGGGACCTCGTCCGTCGGCCGGATCTTCATCCTGGACGGGCCGCAGATCGGCGTGACCAAATACTGGTACGCCGCAGGGTCGGAGTTCCGAGTGAACAGCGAGGTCATGCTGAAGGGGCCGACGACCGGCGATCTGACCTTCGTCGATCGCTTCCCCGCCGGCGTCTCGTTCACCGGTCCCGCTGTTCTCGACGCATATCGCTATGGCGCCGGAGCCTGGAGCTTCAACATCCCGACGACGACGACCGTGACGGCCGACCCAGTGACCGGAGAGACCATCGTCACCGTGGTGGTCAAAGCCGCGACCGTGAACAGCCTGTTGCCGGCCTCGAAGGGTGAGCGCATCCGCTTCGAGGTCCACCTCCCGTCGAAGGTGCAGTTCCCGGGCAACTACGTGAACAGGGCGACCGTCAACCTCTCCGATCCGCAGGTGAACAACTCGATCTGCACACAGGGCACGAAGGTGGCGGGCACGACGGGGGCTGGACACCAGTGCGCCTCCTCGACGTCCTTCACCGTCAATCCCGACCCGACGTCGGACGCGGTCCGTCTGACGAAGACGGTACGAGGAAGCCTCGACACCGCGTTCAAGAGCTTCCCGGCGATCGGCTATGTCGCATCGGCGGGGGGAAACGCGACCTACCGGCTGAACTGGACGAACAAGAGCCAGCAGAACGTCGGCAACGTCGTGATGTACGACCTGCTTCCTCGGGTCGGGGACACCGGCACCGTCGCGGGAACCGTGAACCAGCAGCGCGGGAGCACGTTCCGGCCGATCCTCACCGGGCTCTCGACGCTCCCCGCAGGGGTCACGGCGTTCTACTCGACGTCGACGAACCCGTGTCGGCCCGAGGTGCTGCCGAACGCCCAGAACCCGGACTGCGTCGACGACTGGGTCGCCATGCCTGCGTCGCCGTCGGCTGCGCTCCTGCAGACCGTGCGCGCGCTGCGCTTCGTATCCACCGCGACCTACGCGTTCGATCAGGGCCTCGCGATCGATCTGACGATGACGACGCCCGCGTTGAACAGCGCCGGTGACGTCGCGTGGAACACGGTCGCGACGGCGCAGACGAATCTGTCGAACGGACAACCGATCAAGCCGGTCGAGTCGGCGAAGGTGGGCATCGCCCGCGAGGACTTCAGCCACATCACGATCGACAAGGTCGTGGACAAGACCACGGCCAACGTCGGCGACACGCTGACCTACACCGTCACGGCCGTCAACGACGGGGGCCGCGACCTCACCGACATCACACTGCGAGACACATTGCCGGAGGGGGCGACCTTCGTCTCCGCCAGTGGGGGAGGGACGTACGCGAACGGCGTCGTGACCTGGAATCTGGCGACCATGCCACTCGGTCAGCTGTTCAGCTACACCGTCACGGCGAAGGTCGCGAAGGAGGGCACCACGCTGGTGAACCGCTGGGGGGTGGACGGTCCGACCCCGGTGACCCCGCTGCATCCGTGCCCGGCGCCGAACGACGACGAGGAATCCTGTGCGACGACGACGGTCCCGTCCGTGGCGCTGACCTTCGCGAAGACCTCGGTCCCGGCGGCCGGTTCGATCGTGAAGCCCGGCGACACGGTGGCGTACACGGTCAAGGTGACCAATGCCACCGCCACCGCATCGACCGCAGGAAAGGTCACCGACGACATGTCGGACGTGCTCGACAAGGCGACGCTCGTCGCACCGCCGACCGTGACCTGCGCTCCGACCGCGAACTCGTGCGGGCAGGTCGACTACACCGCAGGAGACGACTCCTTCACGTGGTCGTCGAGCGTCGCACGGCCGCTGGCGGCGAACACGTCCGCGACCATCACCTACACGGTGCGCGTGGGCGACGACGCCTCCGGAACGCTGCGGAACCTGCTGGTCGAACCCGACATCGCCGTCGAGCATCCGATCCTGCAGGTCGACAAGGTCGTCGACAAGGGGGCCGGTGCGCTCGTCAACCCCGGTGACGACGTGACCTACACGCTTTCGATCGCCAACACCGGCGCGGTCGCGAGCGGCTCCTTCTCGGTCTTCGACGACCTGTCCGATGTGGTCGACAACGCCACGTTCGATCCGGATTCGATCAGCATCAGCCCCGCGGTCGGGACGGCGGCCTACGACGCGGGAACCCGGCGCCTCACCTGGACAGGAGCGCTCGCCGCGGGGCAGAGCGTGCAGGTCTCGTACACCGTCACCGTCGATGACGACGCCTTCGGCGAGCTGCGGAACGCGTTCGTGGACAAGACGGTCGTCAATCCGATCTCCGGATCCCTGCGCTGGGACAAGGTCGACGACTCCGCCGATGCGCGCCTGCTCGCCGGGGCCGAGTGGACGCTGCAAGGCCTGGACGAGAACGGGCAGCCGGCGGGCGCCACGCTGACCATCGTCGATTGCACGCAGGCCCCCTGCGGAGGGCCGGACAAGGATGCCGAGGGCGGACAGTTCCTGGTGCCGGGGCTGGTCCCCGGCGGCTACCAGCTGATCGAGACCAAGGCCCCGGTCGGATTCGTGCGCGATGACACCCCGCGCACGGTGCTCGTGCACGGGGACACCCAGGTGACCGTGCTCGACGACATCGTGAACCGCCAGCAGCCGGCACCCGTGCTCCCCTTCACCGGTGGACTCGGCACCGAGCATCTGCTGGCCATCGGCGCGGCGCTCCTGCTCCTCACCGCAGGCCTGGCCGGTTGGCGGCGCATCCGCCGCCGCACCTCCTGA
- a CDS encoding aldose 1-epimerase family protein: protein MAPRSGRQLRITGHGYTADIASVGATLRALTFHGRDLVVPFDADEVRPAYRGVTLAPWPNRIVDGRYRFAGVEHQLALTEPARAQALHGLLAWVEFEDRLVLDDRVALAAVIEPQIGYPFRVEVEVEYRLEADGLRQTVTARNIGADAAPWGTGPHPYLVAGPGRVDDWTLALPASEVLTVTPDRLSPVAVEPVTEHPEWDFREARPIGDVFIDHAFTELARTDGIAEVHLVTPAGTGVGLAWDEGCPWVQVHTADTPAVPATHRIGLAVEPMTCPPDAFNSGVDLVTLEPDATHAASWRIFAV, encoded by the coding sequence ATGGCTCCGCGCTCCGGACGCCAGCTGCGCATCACCGGTCACGGCTACACGGCGGATATCGCGAGCGTCGGAGCAACACTGCGGGCGCTCACGTTCCACGGACGCGACCTGGTCGTGCCGTTCGACGCCGACGAGGTGCGACCGGCCTACCGCGGCGTGACACTCGCGCCGTGGCCCAATCGCATCGTCGACGGCCGCTATCGCTTCGCCGGGGTCGAGCACCAGCTGGCCCTCACCGAGCCCGCGCGCGCTCAGGCGCTGCACGGACTCCTCGCGTGGGTCGAGTTCGAGGACCGCCTCGTGCTCGACGACCGCGTCGCGCTCGCCGCCGTGATCGAGCCGCAGATCGGGTACCCGTTCCGCGTCGAAGTCGAGGTCGAGTACCGTCTGGAGGCCGACGGACTGCGACAGACCGTGACCGCACGCAACATCGGTGCGGATGCCGCGCCCTGGGGCACCGGACCGCATCCCTACCTGGTCGCCGGTCCCGGACGCGTCGACGACTGGACGCTCGCGCTCCCGGCATCCGAGGTGCTGACCGTGACGCCCGATCGGCTGAGCCCGGTGGCGGTGGAACCGGTGACGGAGCATCCGGAGTGGGACTTCCGCGAGGCGCGGCCGATCGGAGACGTGTTCATCGACCACGCCTTCACCGAGCTCGCGCGCACGGATGGCATCGCCGAGGTCCACCTGGTGACGCCTGCCGGCACCGGAGTAGGACTGGCGTGGGACGAGGGATGCCCGTGGGTGCAGGTGCACACCGCCGACACCCCCGCGGTTCCGGCGACGCACCGCATCGGGCTCGCGGTCGAGCCGATGACCTGCCCGCCCGACGCCTTCAACTCGGGTGTCGACCTGGTGACCCTGGAGCCCGACGCGACGCACGCCGCGTCCTGGCGCATCTTCGCCGTCTAG
- a CDS encoding antibiotic biosynthesis monooxygenase, producing the protein MSSEPITVSIRREVDPERIAEATAWVQTGVNMAHKYPGFLGSGWVRAGEDSQVWHMLYRFANEDTLVAWERSGERAWWLSMGEGFIRSERSRRRSGIEGWFDEPSTGSITLPAAEGTSTVAVVNTPPRWKQAVTIWLGFFPVNLAFTYAMSPVPGWDALPIWLRVLCTTLVLTPIMTYWVLPWVTRTLRSWLAR; encoded by the coding sequence ATGTCCAGCGAACCCATCACCGTCTCCATCCGCCGCGAGGTCGATCCCGAACGCATCGCCGAGGCGACCGCGTGGGTGCAGACCGGCGTGAACATGGCGCACAAGTACCCGGGGTTCCTCGGCTCCGGATGGGTGCGCGCGGGCGAGGACTCGCAGGTGTGGCACATGCTGTACCGCTTCGCGAACGAGGACACCCTGGTCGCCTGGGAGCGGTCGGGCGAGCGCGCCTGGTGGCTGTCGATGGGCGAGGGCTTCATCCGCAGCGAGCGATCGCGGCGGCGCAGCGGCATCGAAGGGTGGTTCGACGAGCCCTCGACCGGCTCGATCACGCTGCCCGCCGCGGAGGGGACGTCGACCGTCGCCGTCGTGAACACCCCGCCGCGCTGGAAGCAGGCCGTCACCATCTGGCTGGGGTTCTTCCCGGTGAACCTCGCCTTCACCTACGCGATGAGCCCGGTGCCGGGGTGGGACGCGCTGCCGATCTGGCTCCGCGTGCTGTGCACCACGCTGGTGCTCACCCCGATCATGACCTACTGGGTGCTGCCCTGGGTCACCCGCACCCTGCGCTCCTGGCTCGCCCGCTGA
- the xylB gene encoding xylulokinase, with translation MALALGVDSSTQSCKVVVTDAATGAVVRTGRAAHPDGTAVDPEAWWTALSSAIAEAGGLDGVDAWAIGGQQHGMVALDAAGAVIRDALLWNDTRSADAATDLVAEFGAQELVTRTGVVPVSSFTISKLRWLRDNEPENAARVAAVALPHDWLTWRLRGYGPAGAEAAPLGPVLEELVTDRSDASGTGYWNPTTGEYDRELLVAALGHGAVLPRVLGAEEHVQDADGRCVGPGAGDNAAAAFGLGAGPGDVVVSIGTSGTVFAVSEHPSADPSGIIAGFASADGHFLPLVCTLNAARVLDVTAALLGVDHDELSRLALAAPAGANGLTLVPYFEGERTPNLPDATATLSGMTLASTTRENLARAAVEGMLSGLGAGLDALREAGVPLRRALLIGGGAQSAAVRAIAPEVFGIPVEVPSAGEYVALGAARQAAGLLH, from the coding sequence ATGGCACTCGCGCTCGGGGTCGACTCCTCGACCCAGTCCTGCAAGGTCGTCGTGACGGATGCCGCGACCGGCGCCGTGGTGCGCACCGGTCGTGCGGCACATCCGGACGGCACCGCGGTCGACCCCGAGGCGTGGTGGACGGCGCTCTCGTCCGCGATCGCCGAAGCCGGAGGACTCGACGGCGTCGACGCCTGGGCCATCGGTGGACAGCAGCACGGAATGGTCGCACTCGATGCCGCCGGCGCCGTCATCCGCGACGCCCTGCTGTGGAACGACACGCGCTCCGCCGACGCCGCGACCGACCTCGTGGCCGAGTTCGGCGCGCAGGAGCTGGTCACGCGCACGGGTGTCGTGCCGGTGTCATCCTTCACGATCTCGAAGCTGCGCTGGCTGCGCGACAACGAGCCCGAGAACGCGGCGCGGGTGGCGGCCGTCGCCCTGCCGCACGACTGGCTCACCTGGCGCCTGCGCGGCTACGGACCCGCCGGTGCGGAGGCGGCGCCCCTCGGGCCGGTGCTGGAGGAGCTCGTCACCGACCGCTCCGACGCCTCGGGCACCGGGTACTGGAATCCGACCACCGGCGAGTACGACCGGGAGCTGCTGGTCGCCGCGCTGGGTCACGGCGCGGTGCTGCCGCGCGTGCTCGGCGCGGAGGAGCACGTGCAGGATGCGGACGGCCGGTGCGTCGGCCCCGGCGCCGGTGACAACGCCGCCGCCGCCTTCGGGCTCGGCGCCGGTCCCGGCGATGTGGTGGTGTCGATCGGCACCAGCGGCACGGTCTTCGCCGTGAGCGAGCATCCGTCCGCCGACCCTTCCGGGATCATCGCGGGCTTCGCCTCGGCCGACGGTCACTTCCTGCCGCTCGTGTGCACGCTCAACGCGGCCCGGGTGCTCGACGTCACCGCAGCGCTGCTCGGCGTGGATCACGACGAGCTGAGCCGACTCGCGCTGGCGGCCCCGGCGGGTGCGAACGGACTCACCCTGGTCCCCTACTTCGAGGGTGAGCGGACCCCGAATCTGCCGGATGCGACCGCGACACTCAGCGGCATGACCCTCGCCTCCACCACGCGCGAGAATCTGGCGCGCGCCGCGGTGGAGGGAATGCTGTCCGGACTCGGCGCCGGTCTCGACGCACTGCGAGAGGCCGGGGTGCCACTGCGGCGCGCGCTGCTGATCGGGGGCGGGGCACAGTCCGCCGCGGTGCGGGCCATCGCACCGGAGGTGTTCGGCATCCCGGTGGAGGTCCCGTCTGCCGGCGAGTACGTCGCACTCGGCGCCGCACGGCAGGCGGCCGGGCTGCTGCACTAG
- the xylA gene encoding xylose isomerase has protein sequence MSLTPTRADKFSFGLWTVGYNGTDPFGGPTRPALDVVHAVEKLSELGAYGLTFHDDDLFAFGSADAERQTQIDRLKGALADTGLIVPMVTTNLFSAPVFKDGGFTSNDRQVRRFALRKVLRNLDLAAELGAKTFVMWGGREGAEYDSAKDVRSALERYREAVNLLGDYVTDKGYDIRFAIEPKPNEPRGDILLPTLGHAIAFIDSLERPELVGVNPEVGHEQMAGLNFTAGIAQALFHGKLFHIDLNGQRGIKYDQDLVFGHGDLHNAFSLVDLLENGGPNGVPAYDGPRHFDYKPSRTEDETGVWDSAAANMRTYLLLKERAAAFRADPEVQEALAAAKVAELATSTLNEGESYDDLLADRSAYEDFDADAYLGGKGFGFVRLQQLATEHLLGAR, from the coding sequence ATGAGCCTCACCCCCACCCGCGCCGACAAGTTCTCGTTCGGACTGTGGACCGTCGGCTACAACGGCACGGATCCGTTCGGCGGCCCCACCCGCCCCGCGCTCGACGTCGTCCACGCGGTCGAGAAGCTGTCGGAGCTGGGCGCCTACGGACTCACGTTCCACGACGACGACCTGTTCGCCTTCGGATCCGCCGACGCCGAGCGGCAGACGCAGATCGATCGCCTGAAGGGCGCACTCGCCGACACCGGCCTGATCGTGCCCATGGTGACGACGAACCTCTTCTCGGCTCCCGTCTTCAAGGACGGCGGCTTCACCTCCAACGACCGCCAGGTGCGCCGATTCGCGCTGCGCAAGGTGCTGCGCAACCTCGACCTCGCCGCCGAGCTCGGTGCCAAGACCTTCGTCATGTGGGGTGGCCGCGAAGGTGCCGAGTACGACTCCGCGAAGGATGTCCGCAGCGCGCTCGAGCGCTACCGCGAGGCCGTCAACCTGCTCGGCGACTACGTGACTGACAAGGGCTATGACATCCGCTTCGCCATCGAGCCGAAGCCGAACGAGCCGCGCGGCGATATCCTGCTGCCCACGCTGGGTCACGCGATCGCGTTCATCGACTCGCTCGAGCGCCCCGAACTCGTCGGCGTGAACCCCGAGGTCGGGCACGAGCAGATGGCCGGACTCAACTTCACCGCCGGCATCGCGCAGGCGCTGTTCCACGGCAAGCTGTTCCACATCGACCTCAACGGCCAGCGCGGCATCAAGTACGACCAGGACCTGGTGTTCGGTCACGGCGACCTGCACAACGCGTTCTCGCTCGTGGACCTGCTCGAGAACGGCGGCCCGAACGGTGTCCCCGCCTACGACGGCCCCCGCCACTTCGACTACAAGCCGAGCCGCACCGAGGACGAGACCGGGGTGTGGGACTCCGCCGCCGCCAACATGCGCACCTACCTGCTGCTGAAGGAGCGCGCAGCGGCGTTCCGTGCCGACCCCGAGGTGCAGGAGGCTCTGGCTGCGGCGAAGGTCGCCGAGCTCGCGACCTCGACCCTGAACGAGGGCGAGTCCTACGACGACCTGCTCGCGGATCGCAGCGCCTACGAGGACTTCGACGCCGACGCATACCTCGGCGGCAAGGGATTCGGCTTCGTCCGGCTGCAGCAGCTTGCCACCGAGCACCTGCTCGGCGCCCGCTGA